From Macaca mulatta isolate MMU2019108-1 chromosome 3, T2T-MMU8v2.0, whole genome shotgun sequence, the proteins below share one genomic window:
- the LOC144340147 gene encoding uncharacterized protein LOC144340147: MRLDQSTVLSPFLVSLVPQIPTPSSRAYTDYPVGRDTWRPNRDLETRDSVRKRTPKDGRPLTKTKGVKLFRSPREPAASESKKMKPNMKFLWRIIALYNIVTVYAGFGDPRKARELLRKQYGQPCDCRGGQISEPPSDRITQVTCTGKTAYLMPNQLWKCKSTPRDTSPNGPLLECPCSSFQSSVHSSCYTSYQQCKSGNRTYYTATLLKTQTGGINDVQVLGSTNKLVQSPCNGQKGKPVCWSTTAPIHISDGGGPLDIARIKTVQKKLEEIHKASYPELQYHPLALPELRDNFRLDAQTFDILNATYNLLQMSNTSLAHDCWLCLKMGPPIPLAIPNLSLSYVNYSNESLVNNSCPITPPLSSTDDIF, translated from the exons atgagacttgatcagagcactgtcttgtctccatttctcgtgtctcttgttccccaaattcccaccccctcctccagggcctacaCTGACTATCCCGTGGGCCGGGATACGTGGCGCccgaacagggacctggaaacgagggactccgtgaggaagaggacgccaaaggacggtcgaccgctaacaaagacaaaaggagtcaaactcttccgatcaccgcgggaacctgccgcgtcagaatcgaag aaaatgaagcctaacatgaaattcctttggagaataatcgctctatataacatagtgacagtctatgcaggttttggtgaccctcgtaaggcaagagaattattacgaaaacaatacggccagccttgtgactgcagagggggacaaatatctgaacctccgtcagatagaatcacccaggtgacctgcacgggcaagacagcttacctaatgccaaaccagttatggaaatgtaagtctaccccaagagatacctcacctaacgggccgctcctagaatgcccttgtagctctttccaatcttctgtacatagttcctgttatacctcctatcaacaatgcaaatcaggcaatagaacatattatacggccacgttactaaaaacacaaactggaggcatcaatgacgtacaagtattaggatccactaataaacttgtacaatctccttgtaacggtcaaaaaggaaagcctgtttgttggagcactaccgcccccattcacatttctgatggaggaggcccattagatattgcaagaattaaaaccgtccagaaaaaattagaagaaattcataaagcttcatatcctgaacttcaatatcaccctttagccctgcctgagcttagagataattttaggctcgatgcccaaacctttgatatcctcaatgctacttacaatttacttcaaatgtccaatacaagcctggcccacgattgttggctttgtcttaaaatgggcccccctattcctctagccatacctaacctttcattgtcctatgtcaattactcaaatgaatccttagtaaataattcctgtcctattacccccccccttagttcaaccgatgatattttctaa